The nucleotide window GGACAGGCGTGGCCGGAACCGCTTTCCGCGGTAATGGAAATCAGGGCGCGCATGGTCACGCCGATCAGTTCCGCGGGATGCACGCCGATGAAGTCCGCCAGGGTGCGGTTCACGCGCAAAATGCGGTTGTGGTCATCGTGCACCACGATGAAATCGGTGATGGCGTCGAAGATCTCGGTCCACTGCTTGCTGGAGTTCTCCATGCGGGAGAACATCAGGGCGCTCTCCACCGCCACGGCGGCATGCCCGGCCAGCGCTTCCAAAAGTGACCGCTCCGCTGGCTGCAGCGGCCGTCCGCGCTCGGCCAGGCACAACATTCCGAGCAGTTCCCCCTTGGGTCCCGCCAGGCGTGCTACGGCCAGGTCGGTCCAGCCCAGCGAGGAAGCCACGGCCGGCGTGAGCAGTTCCGAAGCGGAGCCCGAGAGCACGGTCTGCGACCGGCTGGCGGCCAGGTCGGTGAGCACGGTGCCCAGGCGCCGTTGCAGGCTGCGGTCGGGGCTGTTCGCGGGATCGTGCAGGAAGGCGACGTCCAGGATCTTGCCTTGGGCCAGGGCCAGGGCTCCGGCGCGCGCACCTAACATCTCCGCCGAGCGCACCGTGAAGCTGCGGATGAAATCCGGCAGGCGGAGGGAGGAGTTGAGCTCGCGGGCCAGGCCCATCAGGCTCTCCACGCGTTGCCGGTGCTGCTCGGAAAGCCGCAGGTTGGCGGCCGAATCCAGCGCCATGGCCACCGGGGCCGCCAGCCCCGAGGCCCGCCGCACATCTTCCTCGGTGATGATGCCGCCGTCGTTCCGGTCGATGAGGGCGAACAGACCTTGGATCTCACCGTCGCTCCCCGCCAGCGGAATGAGCAGGTATTGCCGCACGGGAAAAGGAGCAGACGCGGCCAGCCCGCCGTCGGCTTGGTTGACGTCGTCACACCAGAAGGGCTCACGAGTAGCGAAGACGCGCTGCGCCAGCCGGGGACGCAGTTCGACATGCACCTCGCGTCCCTTACCTTCTTCGGCGACCCAGCGCACGTGGCAAGACTCTCCCTCGCGCAAGGCGACAAAGGCGCGGGCAAAGCCGAGCACGTCCGCAGCCCGTACCAGGAAACCCGCCAGGTTGCGTTCCGGTCCGCGCGCGGCGCCGAGTTCGGCGGCCATCTCCACCAGTTGCCGCAGCTCGTCGGACTGAGCGCTCACGGTGGCGCTCAACTCCGCGTTGGCGAGCGCCAGCGCGGAAGTGTTGGCCAGGGCGCTGATCAGGGATTTCTGGGTCGCATCAAAAGTTCCCCGCGAGCGGCTGAATACCAGCAAAGCGCCTTTGCTGCGCGGCGTGCGGAATGGGGCGGCCACCGCCTGTCCCGTGGGCAGCAAATCTTCCAGGCCGTTGCTGGAAGAGATGGATCCGGTCACCAGCTCGCCGCTATCACAGGCGCGCGCTACCAGGTCCTCTGCGCCTTGCCAGCCATGTTGCTCGAAGCCGGAGGCGATAGATTGGGCAAGCTGCTGGCTTTCTGCCGCCGAGGCCAGCGGGCGGAGGCGTTCACCCTCGCGCACCAGCAGGACCGCGAAGCGGGCACGACTCAGGTCGACCACCGCACCCACCAAAGCCCGCAGGGCGACGGAGATATCCAACCGTGAGTTGAGGATCTGGGCGCACTCGGCCAATACCTGGGCTCGGCGCAGCTCCTGGTCGTCAACCAGGGTCGGCACCTTGCCCTCGTCCTCTAAGCCAGCCGTGCCGGCACCCAGGGTCTTCCGGGGATTGCCCATAAGGTCAAGCGGATCAACGCCAAAGCCACGGTAATCCGCCATCTCAATTTGAGTCAAGCAAAACAGTGAAGGGGTGCCGATTCAGCAACAGTCGAAGCACGAGCCAGTTGGCCGGCGTGTCTCAGGCTGAGATGCCTCAGGTCGTAAGCAAGCCCGATTGAGACGCCAGAGACAGCGATTCCGAAGCTTGGGCTGATTGTCGCCTGCGCGAGTAACTGATTGACGAATTGAGCGTTATCCCACATCGGATGCCGGCGATCGGGGTCGGCCAAGAACTGGCATGGCCCGTGCATAGGTTGGTTCCGGCATTCAATCTTTAGGAGGGTTCCCTCGTGTCCATGAACATCCTCAAGCGCGCCGCCGCAATCGGGCTGATTGCCCTTGCCGGCGCAGCCACGCTCTGCGCCCAACCCACGGAAGACAGCGGTCGCAAGGTCAAGACCCGCGTTCAGCCCACCTACCCGGCCATCGCCAGGAAGATGAACGTGGCCGGGTCGGTGAAGGTCGAGGTCGTGGTCGCGCCCAGTGGCGAGATTAAGTCCACCAAAGTGATCGGGGGACACCCGCTGCTGGTCAATGCGGCCGTCGATGCCCTGAAGCAGTGGAAGTACGAAGCAGCCGGCGAAGAGACCACCACGATCGTCGAGTTCCGCTTCAACCCGACCAACCAGTAGGCCAAGCCCTCACGGAGGCGCAGTCATGAGTATCGGCAGGAAGATTTACCTGGGCTTCGGGGCGGTCCTCGGGATCGTCGTGTTGCTTCTGGTCGTGAATATTGCCGCGGTGCAGTGGGAACACTCGGCCCGGGCCTCCGCGGCGCGCGCGGTAGAAACCATGCGGCTGGCGGAGAGCATCCAGTTCCAGATGATGCAGAACCGCCTCTACCTGGCCAACTACCTGCAGAGCGGCGACACCCGCGAAGCTGAGTACACGCAAAGCGGCTACGCGCGCTTGAACGACTTGCTGAAGCAGGCCGAAGAAAAGGCCAATTCCGACCAGCAGCGCTCCGCTTTCACGCGCTTCCGCGACGCCGAGCGGGAATGGCTGGCGAGCTTTGCCAATCCCCTGATTGAAAAGCGCAAGGAAGTGGACGCCGGCAACATCACCGTAGCCGACCTGCAGGTCTTCTATCTGCAGCAGGACCCCGGGGAGTGGCTGCGCAAGTCCACCGAGCCGCTGGCGGAAGCCGGCCAGGCGGCAACCAAGTCGCTAGAGGAATCGGACAAGTCCAGCCGCACCGCGGCCACCTTCACCACCGTGGCCACCATCGTGGGAACGCTCCTGGCCCTGCTGTGCGGCCTGTGGATTGCGTACGTGACCACGCGCTCCATCGTGCAGCCGCTGCGGCAATTGATTGCCGCGGCACGTGAGATCGGCAACTCCGGCGACCTGGACCACAAAGTGGAGATCCAACGCTCGGACGAGATCGGCGACCTGGCGCAGACCTTCAACGGCATGGTCGAGTACCTCCGTGAGATGGCGCAGCTCTCCGAAGACATTGCCGGAGGCGACCTGACGGTGGAGATCGAGCCGCGCTCGCCCAAAGACACTCTGGCCCATGCCTTCCGTTCCATGACCGAGGGCCTGCGCAAGCTGGCGCGTGACGTGCGCGATAACGCTTCGCAGGTTTCCAGCGGCGCCATGCAGGTGGCCCAGGCGTCGGAGGAGTCGGCCAAGGTGAGCCTGAGCGCCTCTTCGGCGATCGACGAAGTCTCCAGCACCATGCACGAAATGAGCATCAACGTGCAGAACATGGTGAAGAACACCCAGATGCAGGCGTCCAGCGTGAGCGAGACCTCGGCTTCCATCGATCAGATGGTGGCTTCCATCCAGCGCGTGGCCGACACCGCCCGCGTGCTGCTGGACATCTCGCAGCGCTCGCGCGAGGAAGTGCAGAACGGCATCACCACCATGGACAAGGCCACCGAAGGCCTGACCCGCATCAACGGCTCCATCCATGCCTCCGCGGAGATCATCGGCGTGCTCGGGAACCGGGCCGACGACATCGGCAAGATCATCGAGGTGATCGACGACCTGGCCGAGCAGACCAACCTGCTGGCCCTCAACGCCGCCATCGAAGCGGCGCGCGCGGGCGAGCACGGGCTGGGCTTCGCGGTGGTAGCCGACGAAGTGCGCAAGCTGGCGGAAAAGTCGGCGCAGTCCACCAAGGAGATCAGCGAGCTTATCCAGAGCATCCAGAAGGAGGCCCGCAAAGCGGTGGAGAACATGGAAAAGTCCACCGTGATCGTCAATGACGGGCTCACGCTGGGCACCGACCTGAACCAGGCCCTGAAGAAGATCTCCAGCGTCGTGACCGAGGTCTACAAGTTCGCGCAGGAGATCGGGGCGGCTACCAACGAGCAGTCCCACGGCTCCTCGCAGATCGCCAAGGCCACCACGCGCCTCAACGAAATCACGCACGAGATCAACTCCTCGGTGGAGGAGCAGGCCTCGGGCGCGCGCGGCGTGATGAAGGCCATGGAGAAGATGCGCGAGCTGGTCGGCCAGTCCACCTCGGGTTCGACGGAACTGGCAGCCTCAGCCGAACAGATGTCCCGGATGTCGCGCTCCCTGCTGGAAGTGATGGATCGCTTCTCCCTTGATGCCGAGCACAGCGGCAACGGCAATGGCCACGGCTCCAACGGCAACGGACGGAAGGCCATGGCGCGCAAGTCGCAAGAGGATTATGCGCGCACGGAGGCGTCGCGCTACGCGGCGTCGTCCCGCTCCTAGCGGAGAACGATCATGTCCAGGGAGATGCACATCGTCGGATTCCGGGTAGGGCGCGAGCTGTTCGGCGTGCCCATCCACCTGGTGCACGAGATCGTGCGCGTGCCCGAGATCACCTCGGTGCCGGACGCTCCCGGATGCGTGGAGGGAGTGATCAACCTGCGTGGCCGCATCGTTCCCGTGCTCGATTTGCGGAAACGCTTCGGTGAGCGGGAGATCCGGCCGCACAAGAAGAATCGCATCCTGGTGGCGGAACTCGACGGACGCATGGTCGGACTGGTCGTCGATGCCGCCAGCGAAGTGCTCAAGCTCCCGGAAACGGAGATCGAGCCCGCCCCCGGAGTTTTCCAGGAGGGCAAGCGCAGTTACGTCACCGGCGTGGGCAAGCTCGACAGCCGGCTGGTGATCCTGGTGGACCTGGCGCGGGTGCTGGAGCGCGGCGAACTGCGGCAACTGGCGGAGACCGCCGAGACGGCAGCCGCTTCGGCCGCTGCCCGCTGACGGGCGAGATCAGCGACACAACGAGATTCGGGTGATAGCGAGACCCTAATGGCAACTTCGACCCTGGCAGTCCAGCTCACTGAAGCCGAACTGAAACTGCTGCAGACCCTGATCTATCAGGAATGCGGCATGTACTTCGATGAGCGGCGCGTCCACTTCCTCCAGGACCGACTGCAGCGCCGTCTGAAGGCCACCCAACTCGACACCTTCTACAATTACTATCGCCTGCTTACCAGCCGCGAAGGCAAGCCTGAGCTGGGCGCGCTGCTGGAAAACCTCACGGTCAACGAGACCAGCTTCTTCCGCAACAAGCCGCAGCTCGATCTCTTCCACAAGACCATCCTGGAGGAGATGCTGAATCGCAAGCAGGAGCGCCGCGATTTCACGCTGCGCCTGTGGAGCGCGGGTTGCTCCACCGGCCAGGAGCCCTACACGCTGGCCATCCTGGTGGCCGACGCGCTGGCCTACTACTACCTGCGCAATCCCCTGCCCTTCGAGATGCCTACGCCCAAGCCGCTGATCCCGCCGCCGTGGAAAGTGGAGGTCCTGGCGTCGGACATCAGCTACAGCGTGCTGCGCGCCGGGCAGGAGGCCGTGTATCCCGAGCACCAGATGGATGCGGTGGACTACTCCTATCGCCTGCGCTACTTCGACAAGGTGGGCGACCGCTATGCGGTGAAGAAAACGGTAAAGGACCTGGTTCACTTCGACTTCCACAACCTGAAGACCGAGTTCCTGCCCCAGCGCAACGACTTCATCTTTTGCCGCAACGTCATGATCTATTTCGACGAGGCGGAACAGAAACGTCTGATCGACAAGTTCTACCGCTGCCTGAATCCCCACGGATACCTGTTCGTGGGACACGCCGAGAGCCTGTTCGGACTGACCGACAAGTTCCGCATGGTCCACCAGAACAACGGCACCTGCTACCACCGCATCGAGGTGAACGCGTGAGCATGTTCGACGAAGAACGGGCCGGCGAACTGCGCGAACTCTTCTTCGAGAGCGCCCTCGAATTGTTGCAGGCGCTCAACGAGCAGGGCCTCGAGCTGGAAAAACGCCCCGGCGACGCGGAAACGGTGCGGGCGGTGCGCCGTACGGTGCACACGCTCAAGGGCGATTCCGCCGCTTGCGGCTACCGGGAATTGAGCGAGCTTGCTCACCAACTGGAAGACGCGCTCACGCCGGAACTGGCGGCGCGCGCGGGACGCGGCCTCGCCGAAGTGGTCCTCGGCGCCGCCGACGTCTTTGAAGCCATGCTGCGTGCCTTCCGGGCCGGCCAGCCGGTGCCTTCCGGCGAGCCGGTGTGCGCCGCCGTGCGCGCGCTGATCGAAGGCAAGACGGATCCTTCCCCCCAGGCATCTTCCGCGCCTGCCTTCGCCTGGTCGGAATACGAACGGGTCGTGATGACCGATGCGGCTAGCCAAGGCGCCGCCGTCCACAACCTTTTGGTCACGCTGGACCCGCACTGCGCCCTGCGCGGCGCGGCCGTGCAGTTGATCCGCAACGTGCTGGACGAATTGGGCACGGTGCTGGCTCTGCGGCCCGAACAGGTTGCACTGGAAGCACAGGTAGCCGCGGTGGAGGCTGCGCTCGCCTCGGAGCGTTCCGCCGAAACTATCGCGCAAAAGTGCCGCATCCCGGCCGTAGTGTCCGGCGTGCGCATCGAGCGCTGGATGCCGGAAAGCGAACCTGAAGCGGCTGACGCCGACCTCTTCCCTGCTCCTGTCGCTGCGGACAAGTCGGCCGCAGAAACGGCGACGCCGGTGGAAAACTCCGCCCCACCTCGGACTCCCATCGCAGAGAACGTCCTGCGGGTGGACGCGGAGCGCATCGACCAGGTGCTCAACCTGGTGGGCGAGCTGATTATCGGCAAGTCCATGCTGCACCAGGTAGTGCAGGATTTCGAGCGCCGCTTCCCCAAGGACCCGATGCGTGCCCGCTTGGCGGACACGCTGGCTTTCCAGGCCCGGGTGCTGAACGACCTGCAGAAGGGCGTCATGAAAGTGCGCATGGTGCCGGCCGAGCAGCTCTTCCGCCGCTTCCCGCGCATCGTGCGCGACGTGGCCCATGCGCAAGGCAAGCAAGTCACGACGGTTGTCTCCGGGCAGGACACCGAGCTCGACAAGAGCATCCTGGATACTCTGGCCGAGCCGCTTGCGCACCTGGTGCGCAACGCGGTGGACCACGGCATTGGAACCGTGCAGGAACGAGTCGCAGCCGGCAAGCCCGCGGAGGGCACGGTGCGGCTCGACGCCTACCACCAGGGCAACCAGGTGGTCATCGAGGTGGCGGATGACGGGCGCGGCATCGACCGCAACAAAGTAGTGGCCAAGGCCATCGAGCGCGGCCTGATCACCGCCGAGGACGCCAGCCGCCTGGGCGATTCCGAGGCTCTGGCCTTGATCTTTCATCCCGGATTGAGCACGGCCGAGCACGTAACCGCGATTTCCGGACGCGGTGTGGGCATGGACGTGGTGAAGACCGTCGTGGACGGAATGAAGGGCACCATCAGCATCGAGAGCGAGCCTGGCCGTGGAACGCGCTTCTTCCTGCGCGTGCCGCTGACGCTGGCCATCATCAAAGCGCTGTTGTTCCGCGTGGAAGAGCGCATGTACGCCGTACCGTTGGCCTCGGTGGTAGAGATCACGCGCGCTCCCCAGTCCGAGATCCGGCGCGTGGGCGAGCACGAAGTCATCCGCCTGCGCAACGAAGTGCTGACCGTGGTCCGGCTCGATCGTTTGGCCGGACGCCCAGCCAGCGCCGCGTCCAAAGTCTTCGTCATCGTAGTGGCCCTGGGCGAACGCAGGTTCGGACTCATCGTGGATCGCCTGGTGGGCGAGGAAGAACTGGTCATCAAGGCCCTGGAAGACCGCCTGGTCTCGACCGAATTCGTAAGTGGCGCCTCCATTCTGGGAGATGGCACCGTCGTGCTCATTCTGAATCTGGCGGTGGTGGTGGAGCGCCTGAGCCGCGCCGTCGACGAGGAGGTGCTGGCATGAGCGACCCGGTCCGCGTGCTGGTGGTGGACGACTCCGCCCTGATGCGCAAGCTCATCCCTCAGATTCTGGAGCGCGACTCTTCCCTGCAGGTGGTAGGCACGGCCATGGATGGCGCCTTCGGGCTGAAAAAGATCGAAGAATTGCAGCCCCATGTGGTCACCCTCGACCTGGAAATGCCGCGCATGGACGGAATCGAGACGCTGCGCGAAGTCACGCGCCGCTGCCGGGTCCCGGTGATCGTGGTGAGCGCGCACACCACCCAGGGCGCCTCCGCCACCTTCAAGGCGCTGGCCCTGGGCGCTTTCGATTTCGTGGCCAAGCCCCGCGACGCGGCTCAGGCCCGCATGGAACAGATTGCCGCCGAACTCATCGGCAAGATCAAGGTAGCGGCACAGAACGGCGTGCCTAACCGTCCGCCCCAGGTGCCGGTGGAAGGGCGGCGGGTGAACAAGCCCGCGGTGCGTCTCCGCCGGCGGCCCACGCGCGTCATCGCCATCGGGATCTCCACCGGCGGGCCCAATGCGCTCCAGTACATGCTCTCGCAGCTTCCCGGCGATTTCCCCGGCAGCATCGTGGTCGTGCAGCATATGCCCGAAGGCTTCACGGAAATGTTTGCGCGGCGGCTGGACGAGTGCTGCGCCATCGACGTCAAGGAAGCCCAGTCCGGCGATCTGCTGCTGGCCGGCCGCGCTCTCATTTGCCCCGGCAACCGTCACATCCGCGTCCGCCAGATGCCGCTGGGCGACATGGTGGTGCTCTCGGATGAAGACAGGGTGAACGGCCACCGGCCGTCGGTGGACGTGCTGTTCCGCTCCGCGGCGCAGCAGTTCGGCGACCGCGCCGTGGCGCTGATCATGACCGGCATGGGCGAGGACGGCGCGGATGCCATGGGCGAAGTGCGCGCGCTGGGCGGCGTGACCATCGCCCAGAACGAAGAGTCCTGCGTGGTGTACGGCATGCCCCGCACCGCCGTCGAACGCGGCCACGTGCAGCGGGTAGTCCCGCTGGACGCGCTGGCCAACACACTGCAAGCGATGTGCGCCCCCGAGCGCGTGCACGCGGGAAAGGTTTTGCTCGGAACACACTGAGAGGTGCTCTATATGGAAAACTTTGCGGCTCTATTGCGCAGCAAGGACAACCAGCCGGTCCGCTACCTGATCGTGGACGACTCTGTCTTCGCGCGCCGCAACCTGGCACGCCTGGTCGAGTCGTTCGGGGGCCTGGTGGCGGGCGAGGCGGGCGACGGCTGTACCGCCATCACTGAGTACGAGCGTACCCGGCCCGACATCGTGCTCATGGACATCACCATGCCGCAAATGGAGGGCATCGAGGCCGCCGAGCGCATTGTGACCCGCTTCCCGGACGCCCGCATCGTCATGGTCTCTTCCGTCGGCTACCAGGAGAACATCGTGGCTGCCCTGCAGAAGGGCGCGCGCCACTTCGTGCAGAAGCCGGTGAAGCCGGAGGTGCTCTACGACGTGGTCCGTTACGTGATGGGCGAGGAAGGCGTCACCACCCAGTTCACGGCCGCGGAGGTGCGGGAATGAGGATGGAACTGATCCAGCCGTTCATTAACGCCGCCGACGCGGTGCTGGCCGAGACCCTGCAGTGCACCACGCAGATGGGCGGCGTCAGCATGGAAGAAGCGGCTTACCGCCGCCGCGGTGTCGCGGCCGTGGTCAACATCCAGGGCGACATCGAGGGCCGCATCATCCTCGACCTCGACCCCCAGACGGCCGTGAACGTGGCCAGTAAGCTCATGGGCGAACCCGTGGCCGGGTCCGAAATGATGATCCAGGAAACCGTGTTCGAACTGGCCAATCAGATCATCGGCAACGCGGTGACCATGCTCAATGACGGCGGCTTCCGCTTCAAGATTCACCCCCCGGAACCGCCTGCTGAACAGGGGCCCAGGAGCACGGAAGACACCGAAGCGCTGGTCATGTGCTTCGACACGCCCAGCGGCAGCATGTTCATGAACATCGCCATGCGCTACAACCGCCGCCGGAAGAGTGAGCGCGAAGCCGTGGTGGTGGGATAACGGAAGTCTGCAGCGTTGAGGCGGTCCGCTAGGGCGTAGCGATCACGAAGACCGGCGTCTGGCGTGCACAGGTCACGGTTGCGGTGTCGGTGCAGAGCGGGTCCGCTTTGGGCGCCGCGAACGTCTGTACCACGGTGTCATTCGACGTCTGGATGTCGCTGATGGTCTGCGACACCCGGTTGGCCACGAACACTTTGCTGCTGTCCGCCGCCGCGTCCAGCGACACCGGACCGGTCCCCACCGTCACGGTGCGGGCGACCGTGTTGCTGTTGGTGTTGATCACAGACACGTTGTTGCTGTCGCGGTTGGCCACATAGGCCCGAGTGCCATCCGGAAGCGCTGCGATCGAGACCGGGGCCAGACCTGCCGCGACGCCAGCCGGTAGATTCGCATCTAGCGCGACCGTGGTCACCGCCAAGAAGTTCGGGGAGTTGGCATCGGCGTTGATGATGCTCACGCTGTTGCTGCCGGTGTTGGCCACATAGACGCGCAGCAGGCGGGGATCGAAGCGCAAGAAGCTGGGAGCCGCACCCACTGCAAGTGTTGCCGTCACCGTGTCGCTGGCGGTGTCCACCACGCTAACGGTCGCATCCCCCTGGTTCAGAACGTAGAGCCGGGCCCCATTCGAACTCATCGCCCCGGCCACCGGCGTGTTGCCCACCGCAATCGTGCCCAGGATGGAGTTGTCGATGTTCGCAATTACCGTGACCGTACCGTTGCCATTGATGCAGTAGAGCTTGGAACCGCTGGGCGTTCCCGCCAGAGCCACCGGCGCGCTGCCTGCCGGCAGGGCCACCTCGGTGACGAGCACGTCGGTAGTCACGTCGATCACCCCTACTCGGTCCGTGCCCGCCTCCGCAACGTACATCCGGGTGTTGACGTTGCTGTGAACATACACCGGCGCCGAGCCGGCGGGCAGGCTGATGGTTCGCACCGCGCCGCCGGCGAGAAAGGTGACGTAGGAACTCACGCTGTCGCTGTCCTGGTTGGCCGTGTACGTGCGATTCCCCGTGGGAGGGAGAAGTGCGGCGTGAACCGGACCGGTGCCTACGTCACGCAGGAGGCCGGCGGTATCCCCGGCGACATCATAGTGACTCACACTGCCTACGGCCGCGCCGTTTTGATTAACTACCAGAGCCAGCCTTAGGTTGGCCGGGTCGCCACCGGGTCCCGAAATGGGCGTGACCACGGGGCGGAATGTCTCTCCGCATCCGGCCAGCAACTGGGTTAGCAGGACAAGCGCTACCGCCGCCAGGCCAGCCCTTCGATATGAGTTCATCCAGACTCCCGCTGCGACGGACAGCGAAAAAAGGCGTCATGACGACGCAAACCGGCTATTTTAATGGCTCAAGCAGTTTCCGTCCAACACGCCGCCATGCTCGGCCCTTCCTCGTCCGTTCGTTTGGTTTCAACCGCTCGCATTGCATGGGCGCGGGCCGCCCTCACGGGACTGCTGCTGGCGGCTTCGGTCCGGCTCATCCTGCAGGCGGGCGGCGGTACCGAGGTTGCTCAGCGTCTGCCCATGGCTTTGACGCTGACTGCCGCGCTGGCGGTTGCTGCCCGCGTGCTGCGGGTCGTGACCGGTGGTGGGGCGCTGGCGGGATGGTTCGCGGCGCTGCTGCTCTACCTGGGAGCAGGACCAGCCATGTTTGCGGGCCTGGTGGCATTGTTCCTTGTTACCGCGTTAGGGACTCGCTGGGGACGCTCGCG belongs to Terriglobales bacterium and includes:
- a CDS encoding YncE family protein, giving the protein MNSYRRAGLAAVALVLLTQLLAGCGETFRPVVTPISGPGGDPANLRLALVVNQNGAAVGSVSHYDVAGDTAGLLRDVGTGPVHAALLPPTGNRTYTANQDSDSVSSYVTFLAGGAVRTISLPAGSAPVYVHSNVNTRMYVAEAGTDRVGVIDVTTDVLVTEVALPAGSAPVALAGTPSGSKLYCINGNGTVTVIANIDNSILGTIAVGNTPVAGAMSSNGARLYVLNQGDATVSVVDTASDTVTATLAVGAAPSFLRFDPRLLRVYVANTGSNSVSIINADANSPNFLAVTTVALDANLPAGVAAGLAPVSIAALPDGTRAYVANRDSNNVSVINTNSNTVARTVTVGTGPVSLDAAADSSKVFVANRVSQTISDIQTSNDTVVQTFAAPKADPLCTDTATVTCARQTPVFVIATP